A segment of the Desulfofundulus kuznetsovii DSM 6115 genome:
CCAGTTTCCTCCCTTCTGTTGTTTGTTAAAATTTAAACCACATAACCCGGCCAATGTCAAGATAAAATGGTTGACCTGCCTTATAACTTGCATAAATGACCCGGTTCTTCCACAACGGGTCACCATGCTCTCATTTTCCTTTCTACAAGATGGTCTTGCATCCCTGCAACAAAATATGGACATTAATCTTGCTATTTCCTGCCGCCCGATCCATTATCATTTAAAATACCTTTAAAAGATACTGTCGCATAACTACACGGAGCGACGGGGGACGACCGCCGCCCGTTTCGTTTCTGGTTTTGCGACAGTACCTAAAAATAAAAAAAAGTCCAAACGGCTAATGGACTTCACTCACAGTGAATACCGGCGCAGGTTGAGGTTGGCTTGATCCAGATCCACGATAATAACCTCGCTGCCAATTTTGCGCACGGCCTCCCAGGGAATTACAAGACTTTGACGGTCGAACCAGAAGCTGATGGGATTACCCCGGCGGGGCAAAATAATGGATTGCACCTGCCCGGTCTCAATATCGATGGCCACATCGCTTTCCCCCACTATGCCCAAACGGGCGCCGTCATAGATATTCACTATTTCTTTGCCGGCCAACTCGGTTAATCTCATTATGCTCCACCC
Coding sequences within it:
- a CDS encoding YlmC/YmxH family sporulation protein is translated as MRLTELAGKEIVNIYDGARLGIVGESDVAIDIETGQVQSIILPRRGNPISFWFDRQSLVIPWEAVRKIGSEVIIVDLDQANLNLRRYSL